The proteins below come from a single Acaryochloris sp. CCMEE 5410 genomic window:
- a CDS encoding phytanoyl-CoA dioxygenase family protein, translating to MTLVEPSLPLFIRNTQEKFHQQGYVILPQICSSLICEQVCEHLDEVVQTGPGSRRLLAFDWCQELAKSLKFHPFISPLLGPSPIANQCTYFEKSPDQNWLVALHQDVSIAVQPNAAATQLGISQKEGLSFVQPPIEILEQLVALRIHLDDCTINNGPLKVVPGSHQQGRLSDPMITKLRDHSGEISCLVPKGGVLAMRPLLLHASSKMTLPQRRRVLHFLCGPQHLPNGLAWHEAI from the coding sequence ATGACTCTTGTGGAGCCATCTCTACCCTTATTTATCCGCAATACCCAAGAAAAATTTCATCAACAGGGGTATGTTATCCTGCCCCAAATCTGTTCTTCTCTCATCTGCGAACAGGTCTGCGAGCATCTTGATGAAGTAGTCCAAACAGGGCCTGGGAGTAGACGCTTACTCGCCTTTGACTGGTGCCAAGAACTGGCCAAAAGCCTCAAATTCCATCCATTTATCTCACCTTTACTGGGTCCTTCTCCCATTGCCAACCAATGCACCTATTTTGAGAAATCCCCTGATCAAAATTGGTTAGTGGCACTGCATCAAGATGTCAGCATTGCCGTTCAACCTAATGCTGCTGCCACTCAGTTGGGAATATCTCAAAAAGAAGGTCTGTCTTTTGTACAGCCACCCATCGAGATTTTGGAACAGTTAGTTGCCCTTCGTATCCATTTAGATGACTGCACAATCAACAATGGTCCCCTAAAAGTGGTGCCAGGCTCTCATCAACAGGGGCGACTCTCTGACCCGATGATTACAAAACTGCGGGACCACTCCGGTGAGATATCCTGCTTAGTGCCCAAAGGCGGTGTGTTAGCCATGCGACCATTGCTTCTGCATGCGTCCAGTAAGATGACGCTTCCCCAACGCCGACGGGTGTTACATTTTCTCTGTGGTCCTCAACACCTTCCAAATGGTTTAGCTTGGCATGAGGCTATTTAG
- a CDS encoding RluA family pseudouridine synthase, whose translation MNQGWTYHNQVNQAGAGLTLLEFYAQRYRHSSGTEWQARIETGQVTIDGRQATPDTVLKQGQNLAYHRPPWQEPTVPLTFDVLYEDADVLAIHKPSGLPVLPGGAFLEHTLLHQVQQCFPQGTPFPIHRLGRGTSGVVLMARSQQARAALSQQMRTRQIQKVYRALIGPEQTTHPLEKQFEITQAIGKVPYPELGYIYAATQKGRPAHSACTILQRRPEATLLAVTITTGRPHQIRIHLATIGYPLLGDPLYVAGGQPQSISSEERSQPVPGDCGYWLHAFSLQFIHPTSQERVKVVSEPPQPLKC comes from the coding sequence ATGAATCAAGGCTGGACTTATCACAATCAAGTTAATCAGGCAGGCGCGGGGCTGACCCTGTTAGAGTTTTATGCTCAACGCTACCGGCATTCGAGTGGGACAGAATGGCAAGCCCGAATTGAAACTGGACAAGTAACCATAGACGGTCGGCAAGCTACTCCAGATACGGTATTAAAACAGGGACAGAATTTGGCCTACCATCGTCCCCCCTGGCAGGAACCAACGGTGCCCTTGACCTTTGATGTTTTATACGAAGATGCAGATGTGTTGGCAATCCATAAACCCTCAGGGTTACCGGTGCTTCCCGGGGGGGCCTTTTTAGAACATACCTTGCTCCACCAGGTACAGCAATGTTTTCCCCAAGGGACACCTTTTCCCATCCATCGCTTGGGGCGAGGGACATCAGGGGTGGTATTGATGGCGCGATCTCAACAGGCTCGCGCTGCTTTAAGCCAACAAATGAGGACTCGGCAAATTCAGAAAGTATATCGAGCGTTAATTGGGCCTGAACAAACCACCCACCCCCTAGAAAAGCAGTTTGAAATTACTCAGGCCATTGGTAAAGTTCCTTATCCAGAGTTGGGATATATCTATGCTGCTACTCAAAAAGGACGCCCCGCCCATAGCGCTTGTACCATTCTTCAACGACGTCCAGAGGCTACTTTACTGGCTGTGACGATTACCACTGGACGTCCCCACCAAATTCGGATTCATTTAGCAACCATTGGCTATCCCTTACTTGGCGATCCGTTATATGTTGCGGGAGGACAACCTCAGTCAATAAGTTCTGAAGAACGATCACAACCCGTACCTGGGGATTGTGGCTATTGGCTTCATGCCTTCTCTTTACAATTTATCCACCCAACCTCTCAGGAGCGAGTCAAAGTTGTGAGTGAGCCACCACAACCGCTGAAGTGCTGA
- a CDS encoding TetR/AcrR family transcriptional regulator: MPKVVDREQYRKELLNGCIELFAQKGYGSITMRQIAEGLKVSTGTLYHYFDSKEAIFMQLVQELCEQDISRFFAQAPEVETLEARLQVVMAFVLKSLQFYQQQMLLWVDFFQQTRTGGDEELQFLRQIWDGTRDATVDYLQLPNTELADFLMIFIDGLIIQCVYNRGIEDMDWFHHQSQLMIQMVCSHEQLSPQS; the protein is encoded by the coding sequence ATGCCTAAGGTTGTTGATCGAGAACAGTACCGAAAAGAGTTGCTAAATGGCTGCATTGAACTTTTTGCTCAAAAGGGATACGGTTCAATCACTATGCGGCAGATTGCTGAAGGGCTCAAGGTTTCAACCGGAACGCTCTACCACTACTTTGACAGCAAGGAAGCGATCTTTATGCAGCTGGTTCAAGAGCTGTGTGAACAAGATATCTCCCGGTTCTTTGCCCAAGCCCCTGAGGTAGAAACTTTGGAGGCGCGTCTACAGGTAGTAATGGCTTTCGTATTGAAAAGCCTTCAGTTCTATCAGCAACAGATGCTGCTGTGGGTCGACTTCTTTCAGCAAACTCGAACGGGGGGTGATGAGGAACTGCAGTTCCTCCGCCAGATCTGGGATGGGACTCGTGATGCAACAGTGGATTACTTACAGCTCCCGAATACGGAGTTAGCCGACTTCTTGATGATTTTTATTGACGGTCTGATTATTCAATGTGTCTATAACCGAGGCATTGAAGATATGGACTGGTTTCATCACCAAAGCCAACTTATGATTCAAATGGTCTGTAGCCATGAACAGTTGTCCCCTCAAAGTTAA
- a CDS encoding efflux RND transporter periplasmic adaptor subunit — MNSCPLKVKPKPWLIGTLIAAIAASGGIVLVGLAQSGWQTPHSAESSDVQPTTLPNIAALGRLEPTGEIVKVAAPLTLDGDRLAELKVQLGDTVQAGEPIAVLDSRDRLLDEVAQAQAQLRVAQVKLAQVRAGAKPGAINAQRATVSQEAAELTGQLRIQRQTIARLEAQYEGDRSAQTAAVQRLQAELRTAQKELARYQSLYQAGAVSASLFDSKQLSVDTTRQALKQATAERSRTDGIAQRRLREAQAELGRLETTGQAQVATAQSRLAEVAEVRSVDIQMAQAEVEAARVALTKAQKNLDRATIKAPSDGQILKIYTRPGEQMSDGIVALGQTEQMLVVAEVYQSDIHRVQVGQAATIRGQGFPGELRGKVIELGRQISRQQVFSGDPGENLDRRVVEVKIALDPKDSQQVANLSNLQVQTVIQISDDS, encoded by the coding sequence ATGAACAGTTGTCCCCTCAAAGTTAAACCCAAACCCTGGTTAATCGGTACGTTAATTGCTGCCATCGCAGCCAGTGGCGGCATTGTCCTAGTTGGTCTGGCTCAAAGTGGCTGGCAGACCCCCCACTCTGCAGAATCCAGTGATGTACAACCCACAACCCTACCAAATATTGCCGCTTTAGGCCGACTCGAACCCACGGGTGAAATTGTCAAAGTTGCAGCTCCGCTGACCCTAGATGGCGATCGCCTTGCCGAACTCAAGGTCCAACTGGGAGATACAGTGCAGGCGGGTGAACCCATTGCCGTTTTGGATTCCCGCGATCGCCTGCTAGATGAGGTGGCCCAAGCTCAGGCCCAGCTCCGCGTTGCTCAGGTCAAGCTGGCTCAGGTAAGGGCAGGGGCTAAACCAGGCGCTATTAATGCCCAACGAGCAACCGTCTCCCAAGAGGCTGCTGAGTTAACCGGGCAATTGCGAATTCAGCGGCAAACCATTGCCCGATTGGAAGCCCAATACGAGGGCGATCGCAGTGCCCAAACTGCGGCTGTTCAACGGCTACAGGCTGAGCTGCGCACAGCCCAAAAAGAACTGGCCCGCTATCAATCCCTCTATCAAGCAGGAGCCGTTTCTGCATCCTTGTTTGATAGCAAGCAGCTGAGTGTAGATACCACTCGCCAAGCCTTGAAGCAGGCCACTGCAGAACGCTCCCGCACCGACGGCATTGCCCAGCGCCGCCTCCGGGAAGCCCAGGCAGAGTTGGGTCGGCTGGAAACTACCGGGCAAGCTCAGGTGGCAACGGCCCAATCTCGACTGGCAGAAGTGGCAGAAGTCCGGTCCGTGGATATTCAAATGGCTCAAGCAGAGGTGGAAGCGGCTCGGGTCGCCCTCACTAAGGCCCAGAAAAATCTGGATCGAGCCACCATTAAAGCCCCGAGTGATGGACAGATTCTCAAGATCTACACCCGTCCTGGTGAGCAGATGAGCGACGGCATTGTCGCCTTAGGACAAACAGAACAGATGCTGGTGGTCGCTGAAGTTTACCAAAGTGATATTCACCGGGTTCAGGTGGGACAAGCCGCCACGATTCGAGGCCAAGGCTTTCCTGGCGAACTGCGCGGCAAAGTGATTGAGCTAGGCCGTCAGATTAGTCGCCAGCAGGTCTTTAGTGGCGACCCTGGCGAAAATCTGGATCGTCGCGTGGTCGAGGTCAAGATTGCCCTTGATCCAAAAGACAGTCAACAAGTTGCTAACCTGAGCAATTTGCAGGTGCAAACGGTGATCCAAATTTCCGATGACTCTTGA
- the devC gene encoding ABC transporter permease DevC: MNSWIRRKRPKFLKRTPLAWHQVTRERTRLLVAIAGIAFADMLIFIQMGFEGALFDAAVQPHRNLQADLVLTNPQMQTLFSVKAFPRARLYQTLAHPQVKSVNGVYIATGQWKNPETKRERAILVWGIDPAEPSFKFPEVTNNQDKIQPLHRVLFDQAGRPEYGFTTTAFEQKGHFAAELNNKLIQVDGVFTNGASFAADGNVIASDSTFLQLFPNRSPEQIEVGLIQLQPGANLAQVKADLEALLPDDVLVGTTEDFAQIERDYWANGTGIGFIFGLGVGVGFIVGIVIVYQILYSDVSEHLPEYATLKAMGYTDNYLLGMLIQEALLLAVLGYLPSVGLALGLYQLAFAATMLPISMTTQRAVTVLIMTILMCSMSGAIAMRKLRAADPADIF; encoded by the coding sequence ATGAACAGTTGGATAAGGCGAAAACGGCCTAAATTTCTAAAGAGAACCCCTTTAGCCTGGCACCAGGTGACGCGGGAGCGCACACGGTTACTGGTTGCGATCGCAGGCATTGCTTTCGCCGATATGCTGATTTTTATCCAGATGGGGTTTGAGGGGGCCTTATTCGATGCGGCCGTCCAGCCCCACCGCAATCTGCAGGCAGATTTGGTTTTAACCAACCCCCAAATGCAGACCTTGTTTTCCGTCAAAGCTTTTCCCCGCGCCCGGCTGTATCAGACCCTGGCCCATCCCCAGGTCAAGTCCGTGAATGGGGTTTATATTGCCACCGGACAGTGGAAGAATCCTGAGACCAAGCGAGAGCGAGCCATTTTGGTCTGGGGCATTGACCCGGCTGAGCCGTCCTTTAAGTTCCCGGAAGTCACGAACAATCAGGATAAAATTCAGCCCCTGCATCGCGTCTTATTTGATCAGGCTGGACGACCAGAATATGGATTTACCACCACTGCGTTTGAGCAAAAGGGGCATTTCGCCGCCGAACTGAATAACAAGCTGATTCAGGTGGACGGGGTGTTCACCAACGGAGCGTCCTTCGCTGCCGATGGCAATGTAATTGCCAGTGACTCCACCTTTCTGCAGCTGTTTCCGAACCGGAGTCCAGAGCAGATTGAAGTGGGGCTGATTCAGCTGCAGCCGGGGGCCAACCTGGCACAGGTCAAGGCCGATCTAGAGGCTCTGCTACCCGACGATGTTTTAGTCGGCACCACCGAAGACTTTGCCCAGATTGAGCGGGACTACTGGGCCAACGGCACCGGGATTGGCTTTATCTTTGGCCTCGGGGTGGGCGTGGGCTTTATTGTCGGCATCGTGATTGTCTATCAGATTCTATATTCTGATGTATCTGAGCATTTGCCTGAATATGCCACCTTAAAAGCTATGGGCTACACGGACAACTATCTGTTGGGGATGCTTATTCAAGAAGCCCTCCTTCTGGCTGTTCTCGGGTATTTACCCAGTGTGGGATTAGCTTTAGGACTGTATCAGCTGGCCTTTGCAGCCACCATGCTTCCCATCTCCATGACTACCCAACGAGCCGTCACTGTCTTGATTATGACTATTCTGATGTGTTCGATGTCGGGGGCCATTGCCATGCGCAAGCTAAGGGCCGCAGATCCAGCCGATATCTTCTAG
- a CDS encoding DUF4336 domain-containing protein codes for MMNLIPVAENLWTVSQPFRYLGLEVGTRMTIVRLDSDLILISPIQLQTRDCPTLNALGTVRHLMAPNRSHYLFLNQAQDLFPDAVVWGVEGLAEKRPELKLDALLNQPGRMGDNLDYLPIDGFGALLPRGIALAYETVFCHRPSRSLILTDIAFNFDASYPWVTQLAARVMGTTGLKPSKFEKWGTREKDKVKASIQRVLAWDFDRVIPAHGSIVETDGKAQLKTGFEWFFDEAL; via the coding sequence ATGATGAACCTGATTCCTGTTGCCGAAAATCTATGGACTGTATCTCAACCCTTTCGCTATCTGGGGTTAGAAGTGGGAACGCGGATGACCATTGTTCGACTGGATAGTGACCTGATTTTGATATCCCCGATTCAGCTTCAGACCAGGGATTGCCCAACCCTGAATGCTCTGGGAACCGTTCGTCATCTAATGGCTCCAAATCGCTCCCACTATCTGTTCTTGAACCAAGCTCAGGATCTATTTCCAGATGCCGTTGTTTGGGGGGTCGAAGGGCTCGCAGAAAAACGGCCAGAACTCAAACTGGATGCCCTACTCAATCAGCCCGGTCGCATGGGGGACAATCTCGATTATTTGCCCATTGATGGCTTTGGAGCGCTCTTACCCCGAGGGATTGCCCTTGCCTATGAAACGGTCTTTTGTCATCGGCCCAGTCGGAGTCTAATCCTAACGGATATTGCCTTTAACTTCGACGCTTCCTACCCTTGGGTGACTCAATTGGCTGCGCGGGTGATGGGAACAACTGGCCTCAAACCCTCCAAGTTTGAGAAATGGGGGACTCGTGAGAAGGACAAGGTTAAAGCCTCAATTCAGCGGGTGTTGGCCTGGGATTTTGATCGCGTGATTCCCGCCCACGGCAGCATCGTCGAAACCGATGGCAAGGCCCAATTGAAAACCGGTTTTGAATGGTTTTTTGATGAGGCCCTCTAA
- a CDS encoding ATP-binding cassette domain-containing protein, whose product MSNVIIAHQLDHSFGEGQLQKQVLFDINLEIEAGEIVILTGPSGSGKTTLLTLLGGLRAAQSGSLQILDQEMLGASKQQLSQLRCHIGYIFQAHNLMSFLTAQQNVRMSLELHDTFLEQDLDAISSNILTAVGLEERINYYPDELSGGQRQRVAIARALASHPKIILADEPTAALDKKSGRGVVEIMQRLAREQGCTILLVTHDNRILDIADRIIYMEDGRLAPLPQTEEGIANSSPSIAA is encoded by the coding sequence ATGTCTAACGTCATTATTGCCCACCAACTCGACCATTCCTTTGGCGAAGGCCAGCTCCAGAAGCAGGTCTTATTCGATATCAATTTGGAGATTGAGGCGGGTGAAATTGTGATTCTCACGGGTCCTTCAGGCTCTGGGAAGACAACACTACTCACATTGCTCGGAGGCTTAAGGGCAGCCCAAAGCGGCAGTCTCCAGATCCTTGACCAGGAAATGTTGGGAGCCTCGAAGCAGCAGCTCAGTCAACTTCGTTGCCATATCGGCTATATTTTTCAGGCCCACAATCTGATGAGCTTTCTAACAGCCCAGCAAAATGTGCGCATGTCCCTGGAACTACATGACACTTTTTTGGAGCAAGACTTGGATGCGATCTCATCCAACATACTCACAGCAGTCGGTCTAGAAGAGCGCATCAACTACTACCCCGATGAACTCTCCGGGGGACAACGTCAGCGCGTCGCCATTGCCCGAGCGTTGGCGAGTCATCCCAAAATTATCTTGGCGGATGAACCCACTGCCGCTCTGGATAAAAAGTCTGGACGAGGCGTGGTCGAGATTATGCAACGCCTCGCCCGAGAACAGGGCTGCACCATTCTCCTCGTCACCCATGACAACCGAATTTTGGACATTGCCGATCGGATTATCTATATGGAGGATGGACGTTTAGCGCCCCTACCACAGACAGAAGAGGGCATTGCTAACTCATCTCCTAGCATCGCCGCTTAG
- a CDS encoding IS630 family transposase, translating to MERRYPNAQVEVWSLDEHRLGLKPIIRKIWAPVGQRPIAEVDHRYEWTYLYGFVHPATGNTEWFILPRVNGEWFNQALQSFAQQVGAGKHKQILLVLDGAGWHTCKNRVVPPGIHLKVLPPYSPELQPAERLWRLADEPLANRCFETLDDLEDVLEQRCRTLMTMQSDIKALTQYHWWPA from the coding sequence TTGGAGCGACGCTACCCTAATGCTCAGGTCGAAGTTTGGTCCTTGGATGAACATCGTTTAGGCCTTAAACCCATTATTCGAAAGATTTGGGCGCCTGTGGGTCAGCGTCCAATTGCTGAGGTGGACCATCGCTATGAATGGACCTATCTGTATGGATTCGTTCATCCCGCAACTGGCAATACCGAATGGTTCATTCTGCCTCGGGTCAATGGAGAATGGTTTAATCAAGCCCTACAAAGCTTTGCTCAGCAAGTTGGAGCGGGAAAGCACAAACAGATTCTTCTCGTTCTGGATGGAGCCGGATGGCATACCTGTAAGAATCGGGTGGTGCCACCTGGCATTCATCTGAAGGTTTTACCCCCCTATTCTCCAGAGCTACAGCCCGCTGAACGGTTGTGGCGGCTAGCGGACGAACCACTGGCCAATCGGTGTTTTGAGACCCTGGATGACCTCGAAGATGTTCTCGAGCAGCGCTGTCGAACTTTAATGACCATGCAATCGGACATTAAAGCTCTAACGCAGTACCATTGGTGGCCAGCTTGA
- a CDS encoding winged helix-turn-helix domain-containing protein: MPRKLYLKPHFSPDELKSHYRASQDPVESRRWHLLWLVSEQTTLTQAAQVVGLNYDYAREIVREYNHNGAHGLRNRRKDKRPHQSRSLLTQDQCAQLLTRLQTPPADGGLWNGPKVAQVIAQMTGVDKVWPQRGWDYLKRLEQSLQCPRPHHRKGEPEAQAAFKKTA; the protein is encoded by the coding sequence ATGCCAAGAAAACTATATCTCAAACCCCATTTTTCGCCTGACGAGCTGAAGTCTCATTACCGAGCCAGCCAAGACCCAGTAGAATCGCGCCGCTGGCATCTACTATGGCTCGTCAGTGAGCAAACAACGCTAACTCAAGCAGCCCAAGTGGTCGGTCTCAACTACGATTACGCTCGAGAAATCGTCAGGGAGTATAACCACAATGGCGCCCATGGGTTACGCAACCGACGCAAAGATAAGCGACCTCATCAATCTCGCAGTCTTCTGACTCAAGACCAATGTGCACAATTGTTGACTCGTCTACAAACCCCACCCGCCGACGGTGGTCTATGGAACGGCCCCAAAGTAGCCCAGGTCATCGCTCAGATGACAGGAGTCGATAAGGTTTGGCCCCAACGCGGTTGGGACTATCTCAAGCGATTGGAGCAGTCCCTGCAATGCCCACGTCCTCACCACCGTAAAGGTGAACCAGAGGCCCAAGCCGCTTTTAAGAAAACTGCCTGA
- a CDS encoding NAD(P)/FAD-dependent oxidoreductase: MVETQSANASPSPEGRKVVIVGGGPTGTLAALYLAQMGWQVFVYERRSADFRVSSNRRSFNIILSRRGQKALKDIGVELLPEKQVFLQGNVRHTAKGANLGKGFQDAVSVDRTTLAQCLIEEGQHRFPENIQYHFDQTLLQVNFQDKTALFQGKQDQHQQTFDLLIGADGVYSTVRASMESQIQGFEVQQNQDNMMYKICDLGFAKDLPGAEEKWAESFHAWPNAQPLTLLAPPSTDGSLKGVLILPQVGDITYETLQSEADILALFQEKFPDFFPNLDQTGLPSQFAQDLLSQKAAHGGITTQCNRFEGSDCVVLLGDAAHSVWPSLGQGCNVALESCRIFAEILAQTKGDLSRALPAYTEARKPDTDAVAQLSEIGFGGNKRASSLLFISKVVILMFLHKLLPRWFQKYALFQLGDADVPYSKIWQQVQRQNSQLRLVLTTLIVSIPVIWLVVVRIA; this comes from the coding sequence ATGGTAGAGACTCAGTCCGCGAACGCTTCACCATCTCCTGAAGGCAGAAAAGTTGTGATTGTGGGGGGTGGGCCAACCGGCACACTGGCTGCTTTGTATTTAGCCCAGATGGGTTGGCAAGTTTTTGTTTACGAGCGGCGCAGTGCTGATTTTAGAGTATCTAGCAATCGACGGTCCTTTAATATTATTCTGAGCCGTCGGGGACAAAAAGCTCTGAAGGACATTGGCGTAGAGCTACTGCCGGAAAAACAGGTCTTTCTCCAAGGAAATGTTCGACATACGGCCAAAGGGGCAAATCTCGGTAAAGGGTTTCAGGATGCCGTGTCAGTCGATCGCACTACCCTGGCTCAGTGTCTTATTGAGGAGGGGCAGCATCGTTTTCCAGAAAACATTCAATACCACTTTGATCAAACCTTGCTGCAGGTCAATTTTCAGGATAAAACAGCGTTGTTTCAAGGCAAACAAGACCAACATCAGCAAACCTTTGACTTATTAATTGGTGCAGATGGTGTTTACAGTACCGTCAGGGCTTCTATGGAATCACAGATTCAGGGATTCGAAGTCCAGCAAAATCAAGACAATATGATGTATAAAATCTGTGATTTAGGGTTCGCGAAAGATCTACCCGGCGCAGAGGAAAAGTGGGCAGAGAGTTTTCATGCCTGGCCGAATGCCCAACCCCTGACGTTACTCGCTCCCCCTAGTACCGATGGCTCTCTCAAAGGGGTATTGATCTTGCCTCAAGTGGGAGACATCACTTATGAGACCCTGCAATCAGAAGCAGATATATTGGCCTTATTTCAAGAGAAGTTTCCTGATTTTTTCCCAAATCTAGATCAAACGGGTTTACCGTCACAGTTTGCCCAAGATTTATTGTCACAAAAGGCGGCCCACGGAGGAATCACCACCCAGTGCAATCGATTTGAAGGTAGTGACTGCGTGGTTCTGTTGGGAGATGCGGCCCACTCGGTGTGGCCTTCCTTGGGGCAAGGGTGTAATGTCGCCCTGGAAAGCTGCCGCATTTTTGCTGAGATACTGGCCCAAACCAAAGGAGATTTATCCCGCGCGTTACCCGCTTATACCGAAGCCCGAAAGCCTGATACGGATGCAGTGGCCCAGCTATCAGAAATTGGCTTTGGGGGGAATAAACGAGCCAGCAGTCTCCTGTTTATCAGCAAAGTAGTGATCCTGATGTTTCTGCATAAATTACTCCCCAGATGGTTTCAAAAATATGCTCTTTTCCAACTTGGAGATGCTGACGTTCCTTATTCCAAAATATGGCAGCAAGTTCAGCGTCAAAATAGCCAATTACGCCTGGTATTAACGACGCTAATCGTTAGTATTCCTGTGATTTGGTTAGTTGTTGTGAGAATCGCCTAA
- a CDS encoding ISAs1 family transposase, with protein sequence MSHLIDTLKQVPDFRSAHGRIHPLWLLLLLMVMGMLAGYQGYRPLETFVSDYRQPLSELLGLESLEVPSHCTFRRVMKGLDFQALSHQFEAWMLSKAQTHSPDNYAASIDGKRIRQGLTDAKGKQRFVGLVSLFAVEAGITLKLEALTQEDNSEIKVVQALLETLQLDGLLITMDALHAQKTLEKIVASGNDYLVAVKSNQGRLYDHLQTYFECLKPMAEHIHSAQSRGRDEHRCIQVYEPVGIALQEWTAIRSVLCVQRWGTRKGKEYHNTAYYISSAATSPHHWQSLVREHWGIENRLHWPKDVVFGEDDYRLEDEQALLNWSVLRTIGINILRLNDYQSLKTAMTKLANRVDIIFSLLT encoded by the coding sequence ATGAGCCATCTAATCGATACTTTGAAGCAAGTCCCGGATTTCCGCAGTGCCCATGGCCGTATTCATCCGTTATGGCTGCTGTTGCTATTGATGGTGATGGGCATGCTTGCTGGATATCAAGGGTACCGTCCGTTAGAAACCTTTGTGAGCGATTATCGCCAGCCTTTAAGTGAGCTATTGGGGCTTGAGAGCCTCGAAGTTCCGTCTCACTGTACCTTTCGTCGAGTGATGAAGGGGCTTGACTTCCAAGCGTTGAGCCACCAATTTGAAGCATGGATGCTCTCGAAAGCCCAGACTCACTCTCCCGATAATTATGCAGCCTCCATTGATGGCAAACGGATTCGTCAGGGGCTGACAGATGCCAAGGGGAAGCAGCGTTTTGTGGGCTTGGTGAGTTTATTTGCGGTGGAAGCAGGCATCACCCTCAAGCTCGAAGCCCTCACTCAGGAGGATAATAGCGAAATCAAAGTCGTGCAGGCACTGTTGGAAACCCTTCAACTCGATGGCTTGCTGATTACCATGGATGCCTTACACGCCCAAAAAACACTTGAGAAGATTGTGGCCTCGGGTAACGACTATCTTGTGGCGGTCAAATCCAATCAGGGAAGACTTTACGACCACCTCCAGACTTACTTTGAGTGTCTTAAACCCATGGCTGAGCACATCCACTCCGCCCAAAGTAGAGGACGAGATGAACATCGGTGTATACAGGTTTATGAGCCTGTCGGCATAGCCCTACAAGAATGGACAGCAATTCGCTCTGTACTTTGTGTCCAACGATGGGGTACTCGCAAAGGAAAGGAGTATCACAATACCGCCTATTACATCAGTTCAGCTGCCACCTCACCCCATCATTGGCAATCTCTGGTCCGAGAACATTGGGGCATTGAAAATCGGTTGCATTGGCCGAAGGATGTTGTTTTTGGCGAAGATGATTATCGACTCGAAGATGAACAAGCACTGCTCAATTGGTCAGTGCTTAGAACTATTGGGATTAATATCCTGCGGCTAAACGACTATCAATCCCTCAAAACCGCGATGACTAAGCTTGCTAATCGGGTCGATATTATTTTTTCGCTGCTAACTTAA